In Tenacibaculum pacificus, a single window of DNA contains:
- a CDS encoding ABC transporter ATP-binding protein translates to MLQVNNITFGYSKEKIILKNINFSLKKGEHLCLLGESGCGKSTLLKAIYGLLNLNEGTLFWNDFQILGPSHHLVPGVDFFKYVAQDFDLMPFISVSENIKKFLSRFYPEESQKRTDELLNVIEMTEFANVKVKNLSGGQQQRVAIARALAKEPELLLLDEPFGQIDNFKKNSLRRNLFSYLKEKNIACIIATHEGSDALSFADKMIVIKNSQIIANDTPKKIYENPKLKYVATLFDDVNEIKIDNNVVLLYPHQISIVTNSYEKAIVLKTYFKGSYWLIEANYNSQNIFFKHSLNIEINEIISLKFNDII, encoded by the coding sequence ATGCTACAAGTTAACAATATTACCTTCGGATATTCTAAAGAAAAAATAATACTAAAAAACATTAATTTCTCTCTTAAAAAAGGAGAACATTTATGTCTTTTGGGTGAAAGTGGTTGCGGAAAATCAACTTTATTAAAAGCTATTTACGGGTTATTAAATCTAAACGAAGGAACTTTATTTTGGAACGATTTTCAAATTTTAGGACCTTCACATCATTTAGTACCAGGTGTTGATTTTTTTAAATACGTTGCTCAAGATTTCGATTTAATGCCATTTATTTCTGTTAGCGAAAATATTAAAAAGTTCTTATCTCGTTTTTATCCTGAGGAATCTCAAAAAAGAACCGACGAATTATTAAACGTCATAGAAATGACCGAATTTGCAAACGTAAAAGTCAAAAATTTAAGTGGCGGACAACAACAACGAGTTGCAATTGCAAGGGCTTTAGCAAAAGAACCTGAATTATTATTACTAGATGAACCTTTCGGACAGATAGATAATTTCAAAAAAAACTCATTACGTAGAAACTTATTTTCTTATCTGAAAGAAAAAAATATTGCTTGTATTATAGCAACTCACGAAGGTAGTGATGCCCTTTCTTTTGCTGATAAAATGATTGTAATTAAAAACAGTCAAATAATTGCAAATGATACGCCCAAAAAAATATACGAAAATCCGAAGTTAAAGTATGTAGCAACTTTATTTGATGATGTAAACGAAATTAAAATTGATAATAATGTTGTTTTATTATATCCACATCAAATATCAATTGTTACAAATTCTTATGAGAAAGCTATTGTTTTAAAAACTTATTTTAAAGGTTCATATTGGTTAATTGAAGCGAATTATAATAGTCAGAATATCTTTTTTAAGCATTCTTTAAACATCGAAATAAACGAAATAATATCATTAAAATTTAATGATATTATTTAA
- a CDS encoding SDR family NAD(P)-dependent oxidoreductase, with translation MQQTALITGATSGIGKATAKLFAKNNINLIICGRRPEKLKELQQELATLTKVHTLQFDVRYKEQVQNAINSLPDDFKHIDILINNAGNAHGLSSIQDGSIDDWDAMIDGNVKGLLYVSKAIIPQMVDRNNGFILNIGSIAGKEVYPNGNVYCASKFAVNALNKGMRIDLNKHNIRVSAIHPGLVETEFSEVRFKGDTDKAKTVYEGYKALQPEDIADIIYFVISRPYHVNIEDLVVYPTAQASPTILNKNV, from the coding sequence ATGCAACAAACCGCCTTAATTACAGGTGCCACCTCTGGTATTGGTAAAGCTACCGCAAAACTATTTGCTAAAAATAATATCAACCTTATTATTTGCGGAAGACGTCCTGAAAAACTAAAAGAACTTCAGCAAGAGCTTGCTACTTTAACAAAAGTACATACCCTACAATTTGATGTTCGTTATAAAGAACAAGTGCAAAATGCCATTAATAGTTTGCCTGATGACTTTAAACATATTGATATTCTGATTAATAATGCAGGAAATGCTCATGGATTAAGTAGTATTCAAGACGGAAGTATTGATGATTGGGATGCAATGATTGATGGAAATGTAAAAGGATTATTGTATGTTTCAAAAGCAATAATTCCTCAAATGGTAGATAGAAATAATGGTTTTATTTTAAATATCGGTTCTATTGCTGGGAAGGAAGTGTATCCAAATGGAAATGTTTATTGTGCGTCTAAATTTGCTGTAAATGCTTTAAATAAAGGAATGCGTATTGATTTAAATAAACATAATATTAGAGTTTCAGCAATTCATCCAGGTCTTGTAGAAACTGAATTTTCAGAGGTGCGTTTTAAAGGTGATACTGATAAAGCTAAAACTGTATATGAAGGCTACAAAGCTTTACAACCTGAAGATATTGCCGATATTATTTATTTTGTTATCAGCAGACCTTATCATGTAAATATTGAAGATTTAGTTGTGTATCCTACGGCACAAGCTAGTCCTACTATTCTTAATAAAAATGTATAA
- a CDS encoding DUF3109 family protein — MFQLGKTLVSEDLFDKDFVCNIAACKGACCIDGDAGAPLEKEETKILEDIYPKIKPFLRKEGIDAIEKQGTWVTGDFGELETPLINGADCAYVIFDDKNTALCAIEEAYNQGVVDWKKPVSCHLYPVRVKEYSEFSAVNYDKWDICDDACSLGKELQVPVYKFVKQALVRKFGQNWYDELEEIAEKRKKE; from the coding sequence ATGTTCCAATTAGGAAAAACACTTGTGTCAGAAGATCTTTTTGATAAAGATTTTGTTTGTAATATAGCTGCCTGTAAAGGCGCTTGTTGTATTGATGGAGATGCTGGTGCGCCATTAGAAAAAGAAGAAACTAAAATTTTAGAAGATATCTACCCTAAAATTAAACCATTTCTTCGCAAAGAAGGTATTGATGCTATTGAAAAACAAGGTACATGGGTTACTGGTGATTTTGGCGAGTTAGAAACTCCTTTAATTAACGGTGCTGACTGTGCGTATGTTATTTTTGATGATAAAAACACCGCTTTATGTGCCATTGAAGAAGCATATAATCAAGGAGTTGTTGATTGGAAAAAACCTGTTTCTTGTCATTTATATCCTGTTCGAGTAAAAGAATATAGTGAGTTTTCGGCAGTAAATTATGATAAATGGGATATTTGTGATGATGCTTGTTCTTTAGGAAAAGAGTTACAAGTACCTGTTTACAAATTCGTAAAACAAGCTTTGGTCAGAAAATTTGGTCAAAACTGGTATGACGAATTAGAAGAAATAGCCGAAAAAAGAAAAAAAGAGTAA
- the trxA gene encoding thioredoxin — translation MTENLTKETFLKKVFNFEENKEWKFEGDKPVLIDFYADWCGPCKALAPILEELSNEYEGKIDIYKIDTEAEQELAAAFDIRSIPSMLFCPMGEAPQRANGALPKKQLEEIIKDVLKVEK, via the coding sequence ATGACAGAAAATTTAACGAAAGAAACTTTTTTAAAAAAAGTGTTTAATTTTGAAGAAAATAAAGAGTGGAAGTTTGAGGGAGATAAACCTGTATTAATTGATTTTTATGCAGATTGGTGTGGTCCTTGTAAAGCATTAGCACCAATTTTAGAAGAATTAAGTAATGAATATGAAGGTAAAATAGATATCTATAAAATAGATACAGAGGCAGAACAAGAATTAGCTGCAGCTTTTGACATTAGAAGCATTCCTTCAATGTTATTTTGTCCTATGGGAGAAGCGCCTCAAAGGGCTAATGGTGCATTACCTAAAAAACAGTTAGAAGAAATTATAAAAGATGTTTTAAAAGTAGAGAAATAA
- a CDS encoding prolyl oligopeptidase family serine peptidase, whose product MIISCKKENQLKKNTIVNYPKTTKKPIVDDYFGTKITDNYRWLEDDKSSETENWVKAENEVTFNYLSKIPYREQLKDRLSELWNYEKLGTPFKEGDYTYFYKNDGLQNQAVLYRKNSEGKEEIFLNPNTFSEDGTTSLGSVSFTKDGSIVAYSISEGGSDWRKIIVLNTKTKEIIGDTLIDVKFSGIAWKGNEGFYYSSYDKPEGSELSAKTDQHKLYYHALNTPQKTDKVIFGATSEEKNRYVGGYLTEDNKYLIISAATSTSGNKLFLKDLTTTNSKLVTITDNYDNDTYVIDSRGDKLYLVTNLNAPNKKIVTVDAKNPTPENWTDFIAETENVLSPSTGAGYFFTEYMVDAVSKVLQYDFDGKLIREVTLPGVGSAGSFGGKTKAKEIYFSFTNYNTPSSSYKFNPEDGTYVLSWKPEISFNADAYESKQVFYTSKDGTKVPMIITYKKGLELNGKNPTILYGYGGFNVSLTPAFSIANAVWMEQGGVYAVPNLRGGGEYGKKWHDAGTQLKKQNVFDDFIAAAEYLINQKYTSSDYLAIRGGSNGGLLVGATMTQRPDLMKVALPAVGVLDMLRYHTFTAGAGWAYDYGTSADNKEMFDYLNGYSPVHNVQKVAYPATMVTTGDHDDRVVPAHSFKFAAELQDKQQGENPVLIRIETNAGHGAGTPVAKTIEQYADIFGFTLYNMGFEKLPYQDKK is encoded by the coding sequence ATGATAATATCTTGTAAAAAAGAAAATCAACTTAAAAAAAATACGATTGTGAACTATCCAAAAACGACTAAAAAACCTATTGTAGATGATTATTTCGGAACAAAAATAACCGATAATTATCGTTGGTTAGAAGATGACAAAAGTTCAGAAACTGAAAATTGGGTAAAAGCCGAAAATGAAGTTACTTTTAATTATTTAAGTAAAATTCCGTATCGTGAGCAATTAAAAGATAGGTTGTCAGAATTATGGAATTACGAAAAATTAGGAACGCCTTTTAAAGAAGGTGACTATACCTATTTTTATAAAAATGACGGATTACAAAATCAAGCTGTTTTATATAGAAAAAACTCCGAAGGAAAAGAAGAAATTTTCTTAAATCCAAATACTTTTTCTGAAGATGGAACAACCTCATTAGGTTCGGTAAGTTTTACTAAAGATGGAAGTATTGTTGCCTATTCAATTTCTGAAGGAGGAAGTGATTGGCGAAAAATTATTGTTTTAAATACCAAAACTAAAGAAATTATTGGTGATACTTTAATCGATGTAAAATTCTCTGGAATCGCTTGGAAAGGCAACGAAGGTTTTTACTATTCTAGCTACGATAAGCCTGAAGGAAGCGAATTATCAGCAAAAACAGACCAGCATAAATTATATTATCATGCTTTAAATACACCACAAAAAACTGATAAAGTTATTTTTGGAGCAACATCTGAAGAAAAAAACAGGTATGTAGGCGGTTATTTAACTGAAGATAACAAATATTTAATTATTTCTGCGGCTACTTCAACATCAGGAAATAAATTATTTTTAAAAGATTTAACAACTACAAACAGTAAGTTAGTTACAATTACAGATAATTACGATAACGATACGTATGTAATTGACAGCCGTGGCGATAAATTATATTTAGTAACAAACTTAAATGCACCAAATAAAAAAATAGTAACGGTGGATGCTAAAAATCCGACACCAGAAAATTGGACAGATTTTATTGCAGAAACTGAAAACGTATTATCACCATCAACAGGAGCTGGATATTTTTTTACAGAATATATGGTTGATGCTGTTTCTAAAGTTTTACAATATGATTTTGATGGAAAATTAATCCGTGAAGTAACACTTCCAGGTGTTGGTTCTGCTGGTAGTTTTGGCGGAAAAACGAAAGCTAAAGAAATCTATTTTTCATTTACAAACTACAATACACCAAGTTCATCTTATAAATTTAATCCTGAAGATGGAACGTATGTTTTATCTTGGAAACCTGAAATTTCTTTCAATGCTGATGCTTACGAAAGTAAACAAGTATTTTATACATCAAAAGATGGAACAAAAGTTCCGATGATAATTACCTATAAAAAAGGATTAGAATTAAACGGAAAAAACCCAACTATTTTATATGGTTATGGCGGATTTAATGTCAGTTTAACACCTGCTTTTAGCATTGCAAACGCCGTTTGGATGGAACAAGGCGGAGTATATGCCGTTCCTAATTTACGTGGTGGTGGTGAATATGGTAAAAAATGGCACGATGCAGGAACGCAATTAAAAAAACAAAATGTGTTTGACGATTTTATCGCTGCTGCCGAATATTTAATCAATCAAAAATATACTTCTTCTGATTATTTGGCAATTCGTGGAGGTTCAAACGGTGGATTATTAGTTGGTGCAACAATGACACAGCGCCCCGATTTAATGAAAGTCGCTTTGCCTGCCGTTGGAGTTTTAGATATGTTACGTTATCACACGTTTACTGCGGGTGCAGGTTGGGCTTATGATTACGGAACATCTGCCGATAACAAAGAAATGTTCGATTATTTAAACGGATATTCTCCTGTGCACAACGTTCAAAAAGTGGCGTATCCTGCAACTATGGTAACCACTGGCGATCATGATGATCGTGTAGTTCCTGCGCATAGTTTTAAGTTTGCGGCTGAGTTACAAGACAAGCAACAAGGCGAAAACCCTGTATTAATTCGTATTGAAACAAATGCTGGTCATGGTGCTGGAACTCCCGTTGCCAAAACTATCGAACAATATGCCGATATTTTCGGATTCACATTATATAACATGGGATTTGAAAAATTACCTTATCAAGATAAAAAGTAA
- a CDS encoding ion channel — protein sequence MLDKLYNHRFEFFFFSQLAILFGSLIVPQVFFDEILSPILFLINLSAGILLISKRKILMWFSVLLLIISAILFGSDLLSNSNQVLSNYIKLISYFLFYIVVTYEIIKQVWRAVEINKNVILGLISGYISLGLIGFFICISIEISTPGSFHFVQTNIVDKAEFLFENLMYFSYITLLTIGYGDIYPVSKLAHKTAILIGLMGQIYLVVITAIVVGKYINQLSEKNIKE from the coding sequence ATGTTAGATAAATTATATAATCATCGTTTTGAATTTTTCTTTTTCAGTCAATTAGCAATTTTATTTGGGTCGTTAATTGTTCCTCAAGTTTTTTTTGATGAAATATTATCGCCTATTTTATTTCTAATTAATTTATCCGCAGGTATTTTATTGATATCAAAAAGGAAAATATTGATGTGGTTTTCGGTATTACTATTGATAATTTCAGCGATTCTTTTTGGTTCTGATTTATTAAGTAATTCTAATCAAGTATTATCGAATTATATAAAATTAATTAGTTATTTTTTATTTTATATCGTTGTAACTTATGAAATAATAAAGCAAGTATGGAGGGCTGTAGAAATTAATAAAAATGTAATATTAGGACTTATAAGTGGTTATATTTCGCTTGGTTTAATTGGTTTTTTTATTTGTATAAGTATTGAAATATCAACTCCAGGATCATTTCATTTTGTACAAACAAATATTGTTGATAAAGCTGAATTTTTATTCGAAAACCTAATGTACTTTAGTTACATTACACTTTTAACAATAGGTTATGGAGATATTTATCCTGTAAGTAAATTAGCTCATAAAACAGCCATATTAATCGGTTTGATGGGACAAATTTATTTAGTTGTAATAACGGCTATTGTTGTTGGAAAATATATTAATCAGTTATCAGAAAAAAATATAAAAGAGTAA
- a CDS encoding MarC family protein, which produces MNFDLKQIITAFMVLFAVIDIIGNIPIIINLRKKAGHIQSEKASIIAGVIMVVFLFLGENLLKFLGVAVEEFAVAGSFILFFIALEMILGITLYKDDEDEALNASVFPIAFPLIAGPGSLTTLLSIKTEYDFENILIAIFLNVILIYIVLKTSVKIEKFIGANGIKIIQKIFGVILLAIAVKLFAANIKILFS; this is translated from the coding sequence ATGAACTTTGATTTAAAACAAATAATAACGGCATTTATGGTATTGTTTGCTGTTATTGATATTATTGGTAACATTCCAATCATTATTAATTTGCGTAAAAAAGCAGGACATATTCAGTCTGAAAAAGCATCAATAATAGCTGGTGTTATTATGGTTGTATTTTTATTTTTAGGTGAAAATTTATTGAAGTTTTTAGGTGTTGCAGTAGAAGAGTTTGCTGTTGCTGGTTCTTTTATTTTATTTTTTATCGCTTTAGAAATGATTTTAGGAATTACACTTTATAAAGATGATGAAGATGAGGCATTAAATGCATCAGTATTTCCTATTGCTTTTCCATTAATTGCTGGTCCAGGAAGTTTAACAACTTTATTATCTATCAAAACAGAATATGATTTTGAAAATATATTAATAGCTATCTTTTTAAACGTAATATTGATATATATCGTTTTAAAAACTTCAGTAAAAATTGAGAAATTTATTGGTGCCAATGGTATTAAAATTATTCAAAAAATATTTGGAGTTATTTTATTAGCAATAGCGGTTAAATTGTTTGCTGCCAATATTAAAATATTATTTTCTTAA
- a CDS encoding ribonucleotide-diphosphate reductase subunit beta: protein MAAIEPILQENKDRFVIFPIQHDDLWDWYKKQQACFWTAEEIDLSVDIIDWETKLSEDERYFIKHVLAFFAASDGIVNENLAENFVNEVQYSEAKFFYGFQIMMENVHSETYSLLIDSYVKNEAEKDQLFKAIEIFPAIKKKADWALKWIESDSFAERLIAFAAVEGIFFSGSFCSIFWLKKRGLLPGLAFSNELISRDEGMHCDFAVHLHNHHIVNKVPKSRIREIILDALTIEREFITESLPVSLIGMNAKLMTQYLEYVTDRLLLEFGCDKEYNSTNPFDFMEMISLEGKTNFFEKRVSEYQKAGVSGGGTGDISFDAEF, encoded by the coding sequence ATGGCTGCAATCGAACCGATTTTACAAGAAAATAAAGATAGATTTGTAATTTTTCCAATTCAACATGATGATTTATGGGACTGGTATAAAAAACAACAAGCTTGTTTTTGGACTGCCGAAGAAATAGATTTATCTGTAGATATTATAGATTGGGAAACTAAATTAAGCGAAGATGAACGTTATTTCATCAAACATGTTTTAGCTTTTTTTGCAGCTTCTGATGGAATTGTAAATGAAAATTTAGCCGAAAATTTTGTAAATGAAGTACAATATTCTGAAGCAAAATTTTTCTATGGTTTTCAAATAATGATGGAAAATGTACATTCAGAAACATATTCATTATTAATAGATAGTTATGTAAAAAATGAAGCTGAAAAAGATCAATTATTCAAAGCAATTGAAATTTTTCCAGCAATTAAAAAGAAAGCAGATTGGGCATTAAAATGGATTGAATCAGATTCGTTTGCAGAACGTTTAATTGCTTTTGCAGCTGTTGAAGGTATTTTCTTCTCAGGATCATTTTGTTCAATTTTCTGGTTAAAGAAAAGAGGTTTATTACCTGGATTGGCTTTTTCGAATGAATTAATTTCAAGAGATGAAGGAATGCATTGTGATTTTGCTGTGCATTTACACAATCATCATATTGTAAATAAAGTGCCTAAATCACGTATTCGTGAAATTATTTTAGATGCACTTACTATTGAAAGAGAATTTATCACAGAATCGTTACCTGTAAGTTTAATTGGTATGAATGCTAAATTAATGACACAGTATTTAGAGTACGTAACTGACAGATTATTATTAGAGTTTGGTTGTGACAAAGAATATAACTCTACAAATCCATTTGATTTTATGGAAATGATTTCTTTAGAAGGGAAAACAAATTTCTTTGAAAAAAGAGTTTCAGAATATCAAAAAGCAGGTGTTTCTGGTGGAGGTACAGGTGATATCAGCTTTGATGCTGAATTTTAA
- a CDS encoding OmpA family protein, which yields MNKKIIYLLGIFITIILGSFLYWKFCCCKKEIKKNEKIPKKVEVVVDKQPTLSFGTYNANGTIGIPLNDGVKFNKSSINFSSPISGELNSKIGKLKDFLAKENEKSLSITGYYTSDEVNNSIFPNIGMARAISFKNYVAGQGIPTKIIDIEGKLDDNMIVDENNVMKTPLKLSVGKSKDYSKLINSIIKEIESNPLLLNFNSGKTTLNFSHNQRRKIVNISTYLDKVDNSFCLITGHTDNTGSASRNLVIGKQRAEFIKEYFTRSGIIKTRINTVSKGETTPIATNATKEGRAKNRRSIVTIN from the coding sequence ATGAACAAGAAAATAATTTACTTACTAGGTATTTTTATAACAATTATTTTAGGATCATTTTTGTATTGGAAATTTTGTTGTTGTAAAAAAGAAATTAAAAAAAATGAAAAAATACCCAAAAAAGTTGAAGTAGTAGTTGATAAGCAACCTACACTATCTTTTGGTACATATAATGCTAATGGTACTATTGGAATACCCTTAAATGATGGAGTAAAGTTTAATAAATCAAGTATAAATTTTTCATCACCAATATCGGGTGAGTTAAATTCTAAAATTGGTAAGTTAAAAGATTTTTTAGCGAAAGAAAATGAAAAATCATTATCTATTACAGGTTATTATACTAGTGATGAGGTTAACAATTCTATTTTTCCTAACATAGGAATGGCTAGAGCTATTTCGTTTAAAAATTACGTAGCTGGTCAAGGAATACCTACAAAAATAATTGATATTGAAGGTAAATTAGATGATAATATGATTGTTGATGAAAATAATGTTATGAAAACACCTTTAAAATTAAGTGTTGGAAAATCAAAAGATTATTCTAAATTAATAAATTCAATTATTAAAGAAATAGAATCAAACCCATTATTATTAAACTTTAATAGTGGAAAAACAACATTAAATTTCTCACATAATCAGCGTAGAAAAATAGTAAACATATCTACTTATTTAGATAAGGTAGATAATTCATTTTGTTTAATTACTGGACATACAGATAATACAGGAAGTGCTAGTAGAAATTTAGTTATAGGTAAACAAAGAGCTGAATTTATTAAAGAATATTTTACAAGAAGTGGAATAATAAAAACAAGAATTAATACCGTTTCTAAAGGTGAAACAACTCCTATAGCAACTAATGCTACTAAAGAAGGGAGAGCAAAAAATAGAAGATCAATTGTAACAATTAACTAA
- a CDS encoding ribonucleoside-diphosphate reductase subunit alpha, with protein sequence MYVTKRNGRKEPVMFDKITERVRRECYRLNEIVDPVKVAMRVIEGLYDGVSSSELDNLAAEVAATMTTAHPDYAKLAARIAVSNLHKSTKKSFSETMTDLYQYVNPRTDKKAPLLADDVYDIIQKNADKLDSTIIYSRDFNYDYFGFKTLERSYLLKLNGTIAERPQHMLMRVSIGIHKDDIDEAIATYELMSKKYFTHATPTLFNAGTPKPQMSSCFLLQMQDDSIEGIYDTLKQTAKISQSAGGIGLSLHNIRATGSYIAGTNGTSNGIVPMLKVFNDTARYVDQGGGKRKGSFAMYLEPWHADIFDFLDLKKNHGKEEMRARDLFYAMWISDLFMERVQQDADWTLMCPQECPNLFDTYGEEFNRLYTGYEAAGKGRKTIKARELWEKILESQIETGTPYMLYKDAANRKSNQKNLGTIRSSNLCTEIMEYTAEDEVAVCNLASIAMPMFIAEDKNGTKFFDHDELYKVTKKVIRNLDTVIDRNYYPVIEAENSNVRHRPVGLGIQGLADAFIMLRMPFTSDEAKKLNKEIFETLYFASVTSSMEIAKAKEPYSTFKGSPMSKGEFQQDMWGVTEADLSGRWDWESLRKEVVEHGVRNSLLVAPMPTASTSQILGNNEAFEPYTSNIYTRRVLSGEFIVVNKHLLEDLVALNLWDNSMKEDIMRANGSIQHIATIPQDLKDLYRTVWEMSMKDIIDMARDRGYFIDQSQSLNLFMKDPDYAKLTSMHFYAHKVGLKTGMYYLRTKSAVNAKQFTLNIEKKVDVVEEDKPMSAEEYKAMIDASKNGAPDDDCLMCGS encoded by the coding sequence ATGTATGTAACAAAGAGAAATGGTCGTAAAGAGCCAGTGATGTTTGATAAAATTACCGAAAGGGTTCGAAGAGAATGTTATAGGTTAAATGAAATTGTAGATCCTGTAAAAGTAGCAATGCGTGTAATTGAAGGATTATATGATGGCGTATCTTCTTCGGAATTAGATAATTTAGCGGCAGAAGTTGCTGCTACAATGACTACTGCTCATCCTGATTATGCAAAATTAGCGGCAAGAATAGCAGTATCTAACTTACATAAAAGTACCAAAAAATCGTTTTCTGAAACGATGACTGATTTATATCAATATGTAAATCCTCGTACAGATAAAAAAGCACCTTTATTAGCTGATGATGTATATGATATCATCCAAAAAAATGCTGATAAATTAGACTCTACAATTATTTATAGTCGTGATTTTAATTATGATTACTTTGGTTTTAAAACCTTAGAACGTTCTTATTTATTAAAATTAAATGGAACTATTGCAGAGCGCCCGCAACACATGTTAATGCGTGTTTCTATTGGTATTCATAAAGATGATATTGATGAAGCAATAGCAACTTATGAGTTAATGAGTAAAAAATATTTTACCCATGCAACGCCTACATTATTTAATGCAGGAACGCCTAAACCACAAATGTCTTCTTGTTTTTTATTACAAATGCAAGATGATAGTATCGAAGGAATTTACGATACTTTAAAGCAAACTGCAAAAATTTCGCAATCAGCTGGTGGTATTGGTTTGTCTTTACATAATATCCGTGCTACAGGAAGTTATATTGCTGGAACTAACGGAACATCGAACGGTATTGTACCGATGTTAAAAGTGTTTAACGACACGGCACGTTATGTAGATCAAGGAGGAGGAAAACGTAAAGGTTCTTTCGCCATGTATTTAGAACCTTGGCATGCTGATATTTTTGATTTTTTAGATTTAAAGAAAAATCATGGTAAAGAAGAAATGAGAGCACGTGATTTATTTTACGCTATGTGGATTTCTGATTTATTTATGGAACGTGTACAGCAAGATGCTGATTGGACATTAATGTGTCCGCAAGAATGCCCAAATTTATTTGATACTTATGGTGAAGAATTCAACCGTTTGTATACAGGGTATGAAGCTGCTGGAAAAGGTAGAAAAACCATAAAAGCACGTGAATTATGGGAGAAAATTTTAGAGTCGCAAATTGAAACAGGTACGCCGTACATGTTATACAAAGATGCTGCAAACCGTAAATCGAATCAAAAGAATTTAGGAACTATTCGTTCTTCAAACTTATGTACCGAAATTATGGAATATACTGCCGAAGATGAGGTAGCAGTATGTAATTTAGCATCTATAGCAATGCCAATGTTTATTGCTGAAGATAAAAACGGAACAAAGTTTTTTGACCATGATGAATTATATAAAGTAACTAAAAAAGTAATTAGAAACTTAGATACGGTTATTGATAGAAATTATTATCCTGTTATTGAAGCAGAAAATTCTAATGTGCGTCATCGTCCGGTAGGATTAGGTATTCAAGGACTTGCTGATGCTTTCATTATGTTACGCATGCCTTTTACTTCGGATGAAGCTAAAAAGTTAAATAAAGAAATCTTTGAAACTTTGTATTTTGCATCGGTAACTTCATCAATGGAAATTGCAAAAGCTAAAGAACCATATTCTACTTTTAAAGGTTCGCCAATGTCTAAAGGAGAGTTTCAACAAGATATGTGGGGCGTAACAGAAGCCGATTTAAGCGGTCGTTGGGATTGGGAAAGTTTACGTAAAGAAGTTGTAGAACATGGTGTTCGTAACTCTTTATTAGTAGCACCAATGCCTACTGCATCTACTTCTCAAATTTTAGGAAATAACGAAGCTTTTGAACCATATACTTCTAATATTTATACTCGTAGAGTATTATCTGGTGAGTTTATTGTTGTTAACAAACATTTATTAGAAGACTTAGTAGCGCTTAATTTATGGGATAATTCAATGAAGGAAGATATTATGCGTGCAAACGGATCTATCCAACATATTGCGACTATTCCACAAGATTTAAAAGATTTATATCGAACGGTTTGGGAAATGAGTATGAAAGATATTATTGATATGGCTCGTGATAGAGGATATTTTATCGATCAATCTCAATCGTTAAATTTATTTATGAAAGATCCTGATTATGCTAAATTAACTTCGATGCATTTTTATGCCCATAAAGTTGGTTTAAAAACAGGAATGTATTATTTACGTACTAAATCGGCAGTAAATGCCAAGCAGTTTACCTTAAATATTGAAAAGAAAGTAGACGTTGTTGAAGAAGATAAACCAATGAGTGCTGAAGAATATAAAGCAATGATAGATGCTTCTAAAAATGGAGCTCCTGATGATGATTGCTTAATGTGTGGTTCTTAA